One stretch of Synechococcus sp. MU1617 DNA includes these proteins:
- a CDS encoding NAD(P)/FAD-dependent oxidoreductase: MLRLSELKLPLDHGEEALQEAVLKRLRIPADRLLGQTLVKRSVDARRRDRIQLIYSVDVQVKGEAALLRRIGNKARVRPAPDTRYRPVGQAPDGFPLDAGDRPVVVGAGPCGYFAALLLAQMGFRPLLLERGQAVKQRTADTFGFWRGNSPFNPESNAQFGEGGAGTFSDGKLYSQVSDPEHYGHKVLEELVACGASEEILTLHRPHIGTFKLATVVRGLRARIEALGGEVRFNSRVTRLQLSDSSGEKPHQLDGVVLADGTEIPCRHLVLAPGHSARDCFEMLQEIGVQLQRKPFSVGVRIEHPQHLIDAARWGEAAGHPRLGAAEYKLVHHAENGRCVYSFCMCPGGFVVGATSEEGRVVTNGMSQHSRNERNANSGLVVALDADDLAPFERFPGDPLAGIGLQRHLEERAFRLGGSSYAAPAQRLEDFLASRPSTRLGAIAASYQPGVHPADLAELLPAPIIEALREALPAFARKLKGYDHADAVLTGVETRTSSPVRIPRDEALESLNVKGLVPAGEGAGYAGGILSAGIDGIRAAEALAIQILGTKPRPH; encoded by the coding sequence AGACCCTGGTGAAGCGCAGTGTTGATGCGCGGCGCCGCGACCGGATCCAGCTGATTTACAGCGTGGATGTGCAGGTGAAGGGTGAAGCCGCCCTGTTGCGGCGCATCGGCAACAAAGCTCGGGTGCGTCCGGCCCCAGACACCCGCTACCGGCCCGTGGGCCAGGCGCCGGATGGCTTCCCTTTGGACGCGGGCGATCGGCCTGTGGTGGTGGGGGCAGGCCCCTGCGGTTATTTCGCTGCGCTGCTGTTGGCGCAGATGGGCTTTCGCCCGCTGTTGCTGGAACGGGGTCAGGCCGTCAAGCAACGCACAGCTGACACCTTCGGCTTCTGGCGGGGCAACAGCCCTTTCAACCCGGAATCGAATGCCCAATTCGGTGAGGGTGGAGCGGGAACGTTTTCTGACGGCAAGCTCTACAGCCAGGTCAGCGATCCCGAGCACTACGGCCACAAGGTGCTGGAGGAACTGGTGGCCTGTGGTGCCAGCGAGGAGATCCTCACGCTGCATCGCCCCCACATCGGCACGTTCAAGCTCGCCACGGTTGTCCGCGGCTTGCGGGCTCGGATTGAAGCCTTGGGAGGTGAGGTGCGTTTCAACAGTCGCGTGACACGCCTTCAGCTCAGCGACAGCAGCGGTGAGAAGCCACATCAACTCGATGGAGTGGTTCTGGCCGATGGAACGGAGATTCCCTGTCGCCATCTGGTGCTGGCTCCCGGTCATTCCGCACGAGACTGCTTTGAAATGCTGCAGGAGATCGGTGTGCAGCTGCAGCGCAAACCGTTTTCCGTGGGCGTGCGAATTGAGCATCCGCAGCATCTGATTGATGCAGCCCGCTGGGGGGAGGCGGCTGGCCATCCGCGTCTCGGGGCAGCCGAGTACAAGCTGGTGCACCATGCCGAGAACGGCCGCTGCGTCTACAGCTTCTGCATGTGTCCTGGTGGATTTGTGGTGGGGGCAACGTCGGAAGAAGGCCGGGTGGTGACCAATGGCATGAGCCAGCATTCCCGCAATGAGCGCAACGCCAACAGCGGGTTGGTTGTGGCCCTGGACGCCGATGACCTGGCTCCGTTTGAACGCTTTCCCGGGGATCCGTTGGCGGGCATTGGCCTGCAACGGCATCTGGAGGAGCGCGCCTTTCGCTTGGGGGGCAGCAGCTATGCCGCACCGGCGCAGCGACTGGAGGATTTCCTGGCCTCTCGGCCGTCAACCCGGCTCGGAGCCATTGCAGCGTCCTATCAACCGGGTGTGCATCCCGCCGACCTGGCTGAGCTGCTTCCAGCCCCCATCATTGAGGCCTTGCGGGAGGCGTTGCCGGCCTTTGCCCGCAAGTTGAAGGGCTACGACCACGCCGATGCGGTGCTCACTGGCGTGGAAACCCGCACGTCATCGCCTGTGCGGATTCCCAGGGATGAGGCTTTGGAATCGCTCAATGTGAAAGGACTGGTGCCGGCCGGTGAAGGGGCGGGCTATGCCGGGGGCATCCTGTCGGCCGGAATCGATGGCATTCGGGCTGCTGAAGCCTTGGCCATCCAGATCCTGGGGACCAAACCCAGGCCCCATTGA